A genomic segment from Vibrio panuliri encodes:
- a CDS encoding VCBS domain-containing protein, with amino-acid sequence MATSDKKEQHSVTQTKSNLAQTKNKASKTKIRLFSQVNINVPLPREIAIILPSFAKQLESDPTILKQESDTSSLQADNQNGESLSSEHKTFSPVSKIANQETQLKDEKGEISDSIETSVSLTPHSSHHLSTHYLSTKLHPIVHTISTHSSLSAVTSTPSIQPNVSHTTPNTTAGPSSHTPPTFVDETIQGKYGTLHVGANGQYTFTLDPKSPAYVLLQKQELGTDTFTLHLSDGTKVVVQIPVHGTQDNPTISGDLTGSVTEDHNVDSQGFITTGGKIDVVDPDHDESSVHAETLNGKFGSLTIDANGHWQYRVNNSLTNIQALTSQKALHESFTIHTKDGTAQVLNMTIGGSDDQASISGGSGAVIEDQKTTLSGALSIHDPDAGQDSFIAHQYQGQFGHLDFNKDGTWHYALDNNKLEVQQLGGSERHHDVFTIQSVDGTTHSINIEVSGTNDTPTIHGQSHSLSEDGAMLSGQMHGNDIDNHATLKYSIQKSVAGLTFNSDGSYTFDPSHSAYQHLAQGQSETVTIPVTVTDEHGASATQNLEIVLTGTNDLAKISGVDSGDVHENQAGQDMSPDHAQPGMAVLGQNTLTTSGKLSINDLDNGESVFDTNGGTYSYSGQYGHLQLHRDGSWNYSVAAGTHDWHQGSTPTTVGSTIDKLGVGETLTDTITVRTKDGTTHDIVVTIHGDNDTPYVSSEVQLNSGKEDTIQTLTAADLLANAIDVDHNDQGQLSIANLIADHGSIRDNQDGTYTYTPESNYHGKVHFSYDINDAHGGSTPTGASLDLASVNDASVLAAGQDSGSVTEDHLRAGTTDQLWSGWSNLDVTDVDGTSEAEIAFIEVNGVKHAVPTDFAMNLTANHGYFSTTHSTDGHNKWSYTADNANPDIQGLKSGQQLQDSMVLITKDGTRIPVTATIQGQDDHVIIDTPNALTAAIGTVVEDIKTTVAGMLQAHDLDKGDHVTFELAGSSSSQAGSYGTFYVDRDGHWHYDLDAAKVDSLLSGDGKAETFNIVAISSDGSRATQKVEVLVKGTNDAATITGVDTGDVYESTYADRSPDYQRGNISHLWNDHIHTSGKLDVVDSDAGEAHFDNNAPAYQYFGQYGRLILQPDGNWSYYAEVGDSAVGRKIDALNNGENLTDTITIRSADGTTHDVVITIHGDNDAPFASGEVQLQPGKEDQTQILTQAQLLSNSMDVDSSDAGKLHIDNLHADHGSIRDNQDGTYTFTPEKDYNGQVHFTYDVKDAHGGTTTTGANLALAATPDNAQISYANSDQHQLGVTEDRNYIDTHDNLHFDGKLDIVDPDQGEAKFDINLGSQTYQGIGYDTKLGGHILLMRDGRYTYTIRDHQPLVQNLKQGETITDECVVKSEDGTLFTIKVNIHGTNDAPTLTAQHQSVTEDGAVLSGQMIGQDVDHDATLTYTINHPIDGLTFNSDGSYTFDPSHSSYQQLKNGQTQTITVPVTVTDEHGASTTQNLEVKITGTEDTAQISGTDTGTLTEDRHVQGDAQHTIFTTGVLNIVDADAGEDHFRATHNAHALHDPYGGTLTIGKAGDWAYSVPNGNVQHLGQGETQQVQYEVQSLGGDKHIITLTIHGTNDAPVVSADVQLSAGKEDTTQVITSSDLLSNATDIDNNDIGHLSVTNLAVDHGSILDNGDGTFTLIPEKDYNGPLHFQYQVNDGHGGTAPASASMSVAAVNDRPIVQPITQQLKEDSTNHHVIDLLTGATDKEGDTLSIAQISYSVDGATKTGSLPDGFTLGADGHSLVIDATHSTFQHLAVGQTQQVVVNYLIDDGHGGQTPQTATFTIEGTDDKAVLTSNVIQMSESEALSSKTSIYHGNLQLTDPDTGDHTQFAFSGRYMGQGYAPGSLTIWPDGSYQFRLESAFNRHADDLVDSLLKGESLEFPYQVRTSDGQRLNIIVKVVGEDDQARIEVGQYSTLDNHAYEDNLSPGGTPNQVWSGGNLHVVDPDHGQAGFVTQNFDTPEGGHFSINVRGGWQYTIDNAKLQHLGAGQSYQKTFSVESIDGSAHQTITVTVHGTNDAPVVTSSVVLTQGREDTPVILNASELLAHASDVDDNAQLTVSHLSVDHGQVTDNHDGTYTYTPEKNYNGAVQFNYEVTDEHGASVPTSATLTLAAVNDAATFTGDSGNITEDSNVRHNLHITGSPIIQDALMCHGHLVITDVDGQGEASLDLHGQRSLAQDGTYGHFIVTASGSWVYAVDNNNSHVQDLDRGQTLTDSIEVTSKDGTKHSITVTINGTTDAPTLHSLSDSSVQHSGAIEGNLISGLGTHEGVSGAATDTDSNAHLVLQDIQIKDPISGYVTVTPGHPHTMNGIGTLAIEANGHYTFTPDPGFTGSVPSMIYRVGDVGGHSVSDSAQNRLTIEITPPAQHTPTVTPQAISSDEDQTHTFTAAEFGYQDADHDALDHITITQLPAHGVLALNGAAVTTNQQVSKADLDAGHLTFTPLQNQNGVHYADFEFTANDGHQDSASASMIIDVNAVNDAPKVGSSFTSLLEDNQHSFSQADFKYTDVDGDSLHHITITNITHGTLSLNGRAINVGDDVAAADLSSLVYTPALNYHSVGASGLGGIQYTANDGHTDSKEGMYIINIVAAPDPAVFTGDSTGQAQEDLHTQVTGTLNVADPDGTQGFIAVQGGVGIVGSKGYGHAHIDGSGHWVYNLYNNHPIVQQLKQGETVTETITVQAKDGTSHDIAITVTGTNDIPTAAEKRPASHTVTEDSHQVSTGQLITQDTDGDTLSLSVDPNHGASFGSIQLDSHTNTWTYQLDNANPQVDALNDGDVLHDTFTLLIDDGHGGQTSQQITMTINGHTDPVPYTPPTISVSVDTRHAHHVTPTITAQTVRDFAQSIGQTAHTMRGNHEISGHDHADIIIVQGRLTEEAELKDGNDILFIGGRLSDEEIEGGHGSDTLILGAYTKQNAPRLHDHGEKLGNMELESIENIILGDGTVLKGHLPANFPVANQDHYEYSVAIHSQLSSSDETVAEIRLTHLENGLSLSDNGQEIHANPDGSYTVPSDGHFTLVSNQPLTGAHPHFATEVTTHNSVTGVTAVTSEDLQGQLHSHITPPPPPPPPAFSQSDEIQDPDGIQDDIALLADDTNPEQHLPAEHLSAEQNPATQDDSQHGVAAYLSALGLESSQANNDQFARSELPDDIDIVLSDEATTFDPLQPDADGHADVAMDSDSLDEKHDDLIAPDEHHDHGDPNNLSDPY; translated from the coding sequence ATGGCTACTAGTGACAAAAAAGAACAACACTCTGTTACGCAGACTAAAAGCAATTTAGCCCAAACAAAAAACAAAGCATCTAAAACAAAGATAAGACTGTTTTCCCAAGTCAATATTAACGTTCCCTTGCCTCGAGAGATCGCGATAATCCTGCCTTCGTTCGCAAAACAACTCGAATCGGATCCCACTATCTTAAAACAAGAAAGTGATACATCTAGTTTACAAGCCGACAATCAAAATGGTGAATCGTTATCAAGCGAGCATAAAACATTTTCGCCTGTCAGTAAGATTGCAAACCAAGAAACCCAGCTCAAAGACGAAAAAGGTGAGATAAGTGACAGTATCGAAACGTCAGTCAGCCTTACACCTCATTCATCTCACCACTTATCAACGCACTATCTATCAACCAAACTGCATCCGATTGTTCATACTATTTCTACTCATTCATCACTCTCTGCGGTTACTTCGACTCCGTCAATACAACCAAACGTTTCTCATACCACACCTAACACAACGGCAGGTCCATCATCACACACGCCTCCCACCTTTGTTGATGAAACGATACAAGGCAAATATGGCACATTGCATGTAGGAGCGAACGGTCAATATACCTTTACCTTAGATCCCAAGTCTCCTGCTTATGTCCTATTACAAAAACAAGAGCTGGGAACGGATACATTTACTCTGCATCTTTCCGACGGAACAAAAGTCGTCGTACAAATTCCCGTTCACGGTACGCAAGACAATCCAACAATATCCGGAGACTTAACCGGCAGTGTGACTGAGGATCACAACGTCGACTCACAAGGATTTATAACCACCGGTGGAAAAATCGATGTTGTCGACCCCGATCATGATGAAAGCTCAGTACATGCAGAAACGCTCAACGGCAAATTTGGCTCTTTGACTATTGATGCAAATGGGCACTGGCAATATCGCGTTAATAACTCACTCACCAACATCCAAGCTTTGACAAGCCAAAAAGCGCTCCATGAATCGTTTACTATTCACACCAAAGATGGGACAGCCCAAGTCCTCAACATGACGATTGGCGGCTCCGATGATCAAGCATCTATCTCTGGTGGTTCAGGGGCAGTCATTGAAGATCAAAAAACCACGCTCAGCGGCGCGCTCTCTATCCATGATCCAGATGCAGGTCAAGACAGTTTCATTGCACATCAATACCAAGGGCAATTCGGACATTTAGACTTTAATAAAGATGGCACATGGCACTACGCTCTCGATAACAACAAATTAGAGGTTCAGCAGCTCGGTGGATCGGAAAGACATCATGACGTCTTTACCATCCAATCCGTCGACGGAACAACTCACTCGATTAACATCGAAGTAAGCGGCACTAACGATACGCCCACGATACACGGCCAATCTCATTCACTAAGTGAAGATGGTGCCATGCTTTCCGGACAGATGCATGGCAACGATATTGACAACCACGCCACTCTCAAATACTCCATACAAAAATCGGTGGCAGGACTTACATTTAACTCCGATGGCAGTTATACCTTTGATCCCTCGCACTCTGCCTACCAACACTTAGCTCAAGGTCAGTCTGAGACAGTGACGATTCCTGTCACTGTGACTGATGAGCATGGTGCCAGCGCTACCCAAAACTTAGAGATAGTGCTCACGGGTACTAATGATTTAGCGAAAATCTCTGGCGTCGACTCCGGTGACGTTCACGAAAATCAGGCGGGGCAAGACATGTCGCCTGACCATGCTCAACCGGGTATGGCAGTGCTGGGACAAAATACACTGACCACCAGCGGTAAATTGAGCATTAACGATCTCGATAACGGTGAGTCCGTATTTGATACGAATGGAGGAACATACTCCTACAGTGGTCAATATGGACATTTGCAACTTCATCGTGATGGCTCGTGGAACTACAGTGTCGCGGCGGGCACACATGATTGGCACCAAGGAAGTACGCCAACCACTGTTGGTTCGACGATCGACAAGCTCGGGGTTGGTGAAACTCTCACCGACACAATCACTGTTAGAACCAAAGATGGCACAACTCACGATATCGTTGTCACTATTCATGGTGATAATGATACACCTTACGTATCAAGTGAAGTGCAACTCAATTCTGGCAAAGAAGACACCATCCAAACCCTTACCGCAGCGGATTTACTTGCCAATGCGATTGATGTCGATCATAACGACCAAGGTCAACTTTCCATCGCAAACCTTATTGCCGATCATGGCTCTATTCGAGACAACCAAGACGGAACATACACCTATACCCCAGAGAGCAATTATCACGGCAAAGTACACTTTAGTTATGACATCAATGACGCCCACGGCGGCTCAACGCCAACAGGTGCCTCACTCGATCTCGCATCGGTAAATGATGCGAGTGTTCTAGCGGCAGGACAAGATTCAGGCTCGGTGACAGAGGACCATTTACGAGCTGGCACCACTGACCAACTCTGGTCTGGCTGGAGCAACTTGGATGTCACCGATGTAGACGGCACTTCCGAAGCAGAGATAGCCTTTATTGAAGTCAATGGTGTTAAGCACGCAGTACCGACAGATTTTGCGATGAATCTAACCGCTAATCATGGCTATTTCTCCACCACACACAGTACCGATGGTCACAACAAATGGAGTTATACCGCCGACAATGCCAATCCTGATATTCAGGGACTTAAGAGTGGACAACAGCTTCAAGACTCGATGGTGCTTATTACAAAAGACGGCACTCGAATACCTGTAACTGCCACCATTCAAGGTCAAGATGATCATGTCATCATTGACACACCAAATGCCCTAACAGCAGCAATCGGAACGGTGGTCGAGGATATCAAGACCACGGTTGCTGGCATGCTTCAAGCGCACGATCTCGATAAAGGTGATCATGTCACTTTTGAATTGGCAGGCTCAAGCTCCTCTCAAGCGGGTAGCTACGGTACCTTCTATGTTGATCGCGACGGACATTGGCATTATGACTTGGATGCTGCAAAAGTTGACTCGCTACTAAGTGGAGATGGCAAAGCTGAAACGTTTAACATTGTCGCGATCTCTAGTGATGGTTCACGCGCGACGCAGAAAGTAGAAGTGCTTGTTAAAGGTACCAATGATGCGGCAACCATTACCGGCGTGGACACCGGAGATGTCTATGAATCGACCTACGCTGATCGTTCTCCTGACTATCAGCGAGGTAATATTTCTCATCTTTGGAATGATCATATCCATACGTCCGGAAAACTCGATGTTGTCGACAGTGATGCTGGAGAAGCGCACTTCGATAACAATGCGCCAGCGTATCAATACTTTGGGCAGTATGGACGTTTGATACTTCAACCAGATGGAAATTGGAGCTATTACGCAGAGGTGGGGGATAGCGCAGTTGGACGTAAGATAGATGCACTCAATAATGGAGAAAATCTAACTGACACCATTACTATCCGCAGTGCCGATGGTACAACCCATGATGTCGTCATCACTATCCATGGCGACAACGACGCCCCTTTCGCATCCGGTGAAGTGCAACTGCAACCCGGCAAAGAAGACCAAACACAAATCTTAACCCAAGCCCAACTATTGTCGAATAGCATGGATGTTGATAGTAGTGATGCAGGCAAATTACACATAGACAATCTTCATGCTGACCACGGTTCGATTAGAGATAACCAAGATGGCACCTATACTTTCACGCCAGAAAAAGACTACAACGGTCAGGTCCATTTTACTTATGATGTCAAAGATGCTCATGGGGGCACGACAACCACCGGGGCGAACTTAGCTCTCGCGGCGACTCCTGATAATGCTCAAATTAGCTACGCCAACAGCGATCAGCATCAACTCGGCGTGACCGAAGATCGCAATTACATAGATACCCATGACAACCTACATTTTGATGGTAAATTGGACATCGTTGATCCTGACCAAGGGGAAGCGAAATTTGATATCAACCTCGGATCGCAAACCTATCAGGGTATTGGTTATGACACCAAACTCGGTGGTCATATCCTACTTATGCGAGATGGACGTTACACCTACACCATTCGGGACCATCAACCATTAGTACAAAATCTGAAGCAAGGTGAAACCATCACTGATGAGTGTGTGGTTAAATCAGAAGATGGCACTCTATTCACCATAAAAGTCAACATACACGGCACGAACGACGCCCCCACTCTAACCGCACAGCACCAATCAGTCACCGAAGACGGCGCAGTACTTTCGGGACAGATGATTGGGCAAGATGTCGACCATGATGCCACTCTTACCTATACGATTAACCACCCTATCGATGGGCTAACGTTTAATAGTGATGGCAGCTACACATTTGATCCGAGCCATTCGAGCTACCAACAGCTTAAAAATGGGCAGACTCAAACAATCACAGTCCCTGTAACGGTAACCGATGAACACGGGGCTAGCACAACACAAAATCTAGAGGTCAAGATAACTGGCACCGAGGATACCGCGCAAATCAGCGGGACCGATACCGGAACCCTTACCGAAGATAGGCATGTTCAAGGCGATGCTCAACACACCATCTTTACCACAGGTGTTCTAAACATAGTGGACGCCGATGCAGGAGAAGACCATTTTAGAGCAACACACAATGCCCATGCTCTCCATGATCCTTACGGTGGGACACTTACGATAGGCAAAGCTGGCGATTGGGCTTACAGTGTACCAAATGGAAACGTTCAGCATTTAGGGCAAGGGGAAACTCAGCAAGTTCAATATGAAGTGCAAAGTTTAGGTGGCGATAAACACATCATTACGCTAACCATCCATGGTACCAATGATGCTCCGGTGGTTTCCGCTGACGTGCAGCTCAGTGCAGGAAAAGAAGATACCACCCAAGTCATCACCTCTTCGGATCTACTGAGCAATGCCACGGATATTGATAACAACGACATCGGTCATCTCTCCGTGACCAATCTCGCCGTCGATCATGGCTCAATACTGGATAACGGTGACGGTACATTCACTCTAATTCCTGAAAAAGACTACAACGGACCGCTACATTTTCAATATCAAGTCAATGATGGACATGGTGGCACTGCACCTGCCTCAGCCTCGATGTCAGTTGCAGCAGTCAATGATCGCCCAATAGTCCAGCCAATTACGCAACAATTAAAAGAAGATTCAACCAATCATCATGTTATCGATCTACTAACAGGGGCTACCGATAAGGAAGGTGACACACTGTCGATTGCTCAAATCAGTTACTCCGTGGATGGTGCAACCAAAACAGGAAGTTTACCGGATGGGTTTACCCTTGGAGCGGATGGACATTCATTAGTCATCGATGCAACTCACTCTACTTTCCAGCACTTGGCAGTCGGTCAAACGCAGCAAGTCGTAGTAAACTATCTTATTGATGACGGGCACGGGGGACAAACTCCTCAAACCGCGACCTTTACCATTGAAGGCACTGATGACAAAGCAGTTCTAACATCCAACGTCATTCAAATGTCGGAATCAGAAGCATTAAGTAGTAAAACATCCATTTATCATGGCAACTTACAACTGACCGACCCAGATACTGGCGATCACACGCAATTTGCATTCAGTGGTCGATACATGGGGCAAGGCTACGCCCCGGGATCTTTGACCATCTGGCCTGATGGCTCCTATCAGTTCCGATTAGAATCGGCTTTCAACCGCCATGCTGACGACTTGGTTGACAGTTTACTCAAAGGCGAGTCGCTAGAGTTTCCCTATCAGGTACGAACAAGTGATGGGCAAAGGCTCAACATCATCGTTAAAGTTGTCGGTGAAGACGACCAAGCTCGAATTGAAGTGGGACAATATTCTACTTTAGACAATCATGCCTATGAGGATAACTTGTCACCAGGAGGCACTCCGAACCAAGTATGGAGTGGTGGTAACTTACATGTCGTAGATCCAGACCATGGGCAAGCAGGTTTCGTCACTCAAAACTTTGATACGCCAGAGGGTGGGCATTTCTCTATTAATGTTCGTGGTGGATGGCAATACACGATAGACAATGCAAAACTCCAACATCTTGGTGCAGGGCAAAGTTATCAAAAAACGTTCAGCGTCGAATCCATCGATGGCAGCGCACACCAAACGATAACCGTCACAGTGCATGGCACCAATGATGCGCCAGTAGTTACCTCATCAGTCGTTCTCACCCAAGGTCGAGAAGACACCCCTGTGATATTAAATGCATCAGAGCTATTAGCGCATGCTAGTGATGTTGATGATAATGCTCAACTGACCGTCAGCCACTTAAGTGTCGATCACGGTCAGGTTACCGATAACCATGACGGCACATACACCTATACCCCTGAGAAAAACTACAATGGTGCGGTACAGTTTAACTATGAGGTCACTGACGAACATGGTGCATCTGTACCAACATCAGCAACCTTAACGCTCGCCGCAGTCAATGACGCCGCAACCTTCACTGGCGACTCAGGTAACATCACTGAAGATAGCAATGTTCGCCATAATTTGCATATCACGGGCTCCCCGATCATACAAGATGCTCTTATGTGTCATGGGCATTTAGTCATCACCGATGTTGATGGGCAAGGTGAAGCGTCACTCGATTTACATGGGCAGCGCAGCTTAGCCCAAGATGGCACTTACGGACACTTTATCGTTACAGCGAGTGGTTCATGGGTTTATGCTGTTGATAACAACAATAGTCACGTTCAAGACTTAGACCGAGGACAAACTCTCACTGACAGCATCGAAGTCACCTCAAAAGATGGCACCAAACATTCAATCACAGTGACGATTAATGGCACAACCGATGCCCCTACCTTGCATAGCCTAAGTGATTCTAGCGTTCAGCATAGTGGAGCAATTGAAGGAAACCTCATTTCTGGTTTAGGCACGCACGAAGGAGTAAGTGGAGCTGCAACAGACACAGATTCCAATGCGCACCTGGTACTACAAGACATTCAAATAAAAGACCCTATTTCGGGCTATGTCACTGTTACCCCTGGTCATCCACATACGATGAACGGCATTGGTACCCTTGCCATAGAGGCGAATGGCCATTACACCTTTACACCCGATCCTGGCTTTACGGGGAGCGTACCAAGTATGATCTACCGTGTTGGTGATGTTGGCGGTCACTCAGTGAGTGATTCAGCTCAAAATCGGCTAACGATTGAAATCACACCACCAGCACAACATACGCCAACCGTCACCCCACAAGCTATTAGTAGCGATGAAGACCAAACTCATACATTTACCGCTGCTGAGTTTGGCTACCAGGATGCTGACCATGATGCGCTAGATCATATAACGATCACCCAATTACCAGCACATGGCGTCTTAGCCCTCAATGGCGCTGCTGTCACGACCAATCAACAAGTGTCCAAAGCTGACCTAGATGCAGGACACTTAACCTTTACACCACTCCAGAATCAAAATGGCGTGCATTATGCCGATTTTGAATTTACTGCAAATGACGGGCATCAAGACTCAGCTAGCGCATCCATGATCATTGACGTTAACGCCGTCAATGACGCGCCAAAAGTTGGCTCTAGCTTTACCAGTTTACTTGAAGACAATCAGCATAGTTTTAGCCAAGCCGACTTTAAATACACAGATGTTGATGGCGATTCACTGCACCATATCACCATTACCAATATCACGCATGGCACATTATCGCTCAATGGACGAGCAATCAATGTTGGTGATGACGTCGCCGCTGCCGATCTCTCCTCTTTGGTTTATACCCCGGCACTCAACTATCACAGTGTTGGAGCCAGTGGGTTAGGCGGCATTCAATATACCGCTAACGATGGACACACTGACTCTAAAGAAGGAATGTATATCATCAACATTGTCGCAGCACCTGATCCAGCGGTCTTTACTGGTGATTCAACAGGTCAAGCACAAGAAGACCTTCACACTCAAGTCACTGGCACTCTAAACGTAGCCGACCCGGATGGCACACAAGGCTTTATCGCCGTTCAGGGTGGCGTAGGCATTGTCGGTAGTAAAGGCTATGGACACGCGCATATTGATGGTTCTGGTCACTGGGTCTATAACCTTTACAACAACCATCCAATCGTCCAACAACTCAAGCAAGGAGAAACTGTCACTGAAACCATTACTGTGCAGGCAAAAGATGGCACAAGCCATGACATCGCCATCACCGTAACCGGCACCAATGACATTCCAACGGCTGCCGAAAAGAGACCCGCTAGCCACACAGTGACAGAAGACAGTCATCAAGTCTCTACTGGGCAGCTAATCACCCAAGATACGGACGGTGACACGCTCAGTTTAAGTGTCGACCCCAATCACGGTGCGAGTTTTGGCTCGATACAATTAGATAGCCACACCAACACTTGGACTTATCAACTCGATAACGCAAATCCTCAGGTAGACGCGCTTAATGACGGCGATGTTCTGCATGATACCTTTACGCTGCTCATTGATGACGGGCATGGAGGACAAACAAGCCAACAAATCACGATGACAATAAATGGGCATACAGATCCTGTTCCTTATACGCCACCAACCATCAGTGTATCGGTTGATACGCGCCATGCCCATCATGTTACGCCAACCATAACGGCACAAACTGTGAGGGATTTTGCCCAAAGTATCGGACAGACCGCGCACACGATGAGGGGTAACCATGAGATTAGTGGACATGATCATGCTGACATTATTATTGTTCAAGGTAGGTTAACCGAAGAAGCTGAGCTCAAAGATGGTAATGATATTCTCTTCATTGGTGGTCGACTTTCAGATGAAGAAATTGAAGGAGGACATGGTTCTGACACATTAATTTTAGGCGCCTATACCAAGCAAAATGCGCCACGTTTGCATGATCATGGTGAGAAACTTGGCAACATGGAGCTCGAAAGCATCGAGAACATCATTTTAGGTGATGGAACTGTGCTTAAAGGGCATCTACCTGCCAATTTCCCCGTAGCTAACCAAGATCATTACGAGTACTCTGTCGCCATTCACTCTCAACTTTCGTCATCAGACGAGACCGTTGCAGAAATTCGACTCACACATCTAGAAAACGGACTGAGCTTAAGCGACAACGGACAAGAAATCCACGCGAATCCAGATGGCAGCTATACGGTCCCCTCTGATGGACACTTTACTTTGGTATCAAACCAGCCTTTAACTGGAGCACATCCACATTTTGCAACTGAAGTGACGACTCACAATTCAGTCACTGGCGTAACAGCGGTAACCAGTGAAGATCTCCAAGGTCAGCTACATAGCCATATAACGCCACCGCCTCCTCCTCCGCCACCAGCATTCAGCCAGTCTGATGAAATACAAGATCCTGATGGTATTCAAGATGATATTGCGCTACTGGCAGATGACACCAATCCAGAGCAACATTTACCAGCGGAGCACCTCTCTGCCGAACAAAACCCAGCAACGCAAGATGACTCACAACACGGCGTGGCGGCTTACCTATCCGCACTAGGTCTTGAATCCTCTCAAGCAAATAATGATCAATTCGCTCGTAGCGAACTACCGGATGATATTGATATCGTTCTATCTGATGAGGCAACGACGTTTGATCCTTTACAGCCAGATGCTGATGGTCACGCAGACGTCGCCATGGACAGTGATAGTCTTGATGAAAAACATGATGACTTGATTGCCCCTGACGAGCATCATGATCATGGAGACCCGAATAACTTAAGCGACCCGTATTAG